The following are from one region of the Phormidium sp. PBR-2020 genome:
- a CDS encoding heavy-metal-associated domain-containing protein yields the protein MAIEVKVPDMACAACASTITQAIQKLDATAEVRANLETKLVFIETKQPDETVKSVITEAGYTVD from the coding sequence ATGGCAATTGAAGTGAAAGTCCCGGATATGGCTTGTGCGGCTTGTGCGAGTACCATTACTCAGGCGATTCAGAAGTTGGACGCGACGGCCGAAGTTCGCGCCAATTTGGAGACGAAGTTGGTCTTTATTGAGACGAAACAGCCCGATGAGACGGTGAAGTCGGTGATTACTGAGGCGGGATATACGGTGGATTGA
- the purQ gene encoding phosphoribosylformylglycinamidine synthase subunit PurQ produces the protein MKFAVIVFPGSNCDRDVVYITQDILKQPTRKVWHQDTDLGDIDVVVVPGGFSYGDYLRCGAIARFSPIMRSVLDHAQAGKPVLGICNGFQILTEVGLLPGALVRNRDLHFICDRVPLTVDGQDRFWTQGYGSKTQINLPIAHGEGRYHADADTLARLEDQGQVLFRYCSLSGTVDESGNPNGSLNNIAGICNQAGNVLGMMPHPERAADPQLGSTDGLGLFEGLLQSQLAAV, from the coding sequence ATGAAATTTGCTGTAATTGTCTTTCCTGGCTCCAACTGCGATCGCGATGTTGTCTACATCACTCAAGATATCCTCAAACAGCCGACTCGCAAAGTCTGGCATCAGGATACCGATTTAGGGGATATTGATGTGGTGGTGGTTCCGGGCGGCTTTAGCTATGGGGACTATCTCCGCTGTGGGGCGATCGCCCGCTTTTCTCCGATTATGCGATCGGTTCTCGATCATGCCCAGGCGGGTAAGCCGGTGTTGGGCATTTGCAATGGTTTCCAGATCCTCACGGAAGTGGGATTACTTCCGGGGGCGTTGGTTCGCAATCGCGATCTCCATTTTATTTGCGATCGCGTCCCCCTGACGGTAGACGGCCAAGACCGATTCTGGACTCAAGGCTATGGCAGCAAAACCCAGATTAATTTGCCCATTGCCCATGGGGAAGGCCGCTATCATGCGGATGCCGACACCCTAGCCCGACTCGAAGACCAAGGACAGGTTCTATTTCGCTACTGTAGCCTCTCAGGAACAGTGGATGAGTCAGGGAATCCCAACGGTTCGTTAAATAATATTGCGGGAATTTGCAATCAAGCCGGAAATGTGCTGGGGATGATGCCCCACCCGGAACGAGCCGCTGACCCACAACTGGGGTCTACGGATGGTTTAGGCTTGTTTGAGGGGCTGCTTCAGAGTCAACTGGCGGCGGTCTAA
- the purS gene encoding phosphoribosylformylglycinamidine synthase subunit PurS gives MSQTYQAQIYVTLRPSVLDPAGTAVQSGLQQLGFTGVAGVRIGKYVELTVTAADEADATQQVDQMCDRLLANPTIENYRFEVQVVTEGVAA, from the coding sequence GTGAGTCAAACGTATCAAGCCCAAATTTATGTCACCCTGCGTCCTTCGGTCTTAGACCCAGCGGGAACGGCAGTGCAGTCTGGATTGCAACAACTTGGATTTACGGGGGTTGCCGGGGTCCGCATTGGTAAATATGTGGAACTGACGGTCACGGCGGCGGATGAGGCTGACGCGACGCAACAGGTAGACCAGATGTGCGATCGCCTTCTAGCGAATCCCACCATTGAAAACTATCGCTTTGAGGTTCAGGTGGTGACGGAGGGAGTCGCGGCATGA
- a CDS encoding transcriptional repressor has translation MKSRRTRSQEKILTLLNTQGRSLSAQDIYVKLRQQNQSLGLATVYRSLESLKLEGLVQVRTLASGESLYSSRQQDKHHLTCLQCGASIPIGECPVHDLEDRLQDKHQFKIFYHTLEFFGLCQTCMENNNSDSAHP, from the coding sequence ATGAAAAGCCGTCGCACCCGTTCCCAGGAAAAAATTCTCACCCTCCTCAACACTCAAGGGCGATCGCTCTCCGCCCAAGATATCTATGTCAAGTTACGGCAGCAAAATCAAAGTCTGGGACTAGCGACCGTCTATCGTTCTCTCGAATCCCTTAAACTTGAAGGCTTAGTCCAAGTTCGTACCCTCGCTAGTGGTGAATCCCTCTATAGTTCCCGCCAACAGGACAAACACCACCTCACCTGTCTCCAATGCGGGGCCTCAATCCCCATCGGGGAATGTCCCGTCCATGACCTCGAAGATCGCCTACAAGACAAACATCAGTTCAAAATCTTCTACCACACCCTAGAGTTCTTTGGCCTCTGTCAGACTTGCATGGAGAACAACAACAGCGACTCGGCCCATCCCTAG
- the fabG gene encoding 3-oxoacyl-[acyl-carrier-protein] reductase, with amino-acid sequence MDALPANLQHLTNKVAIVTGGSRGIGRATALALASEGANVVVNYASSSAAAEEVVAEITAMGSQAIAVQADVSQEDQANALIKAATDHWGRVDVLVNNAGITRDTLLMRMKPADWQAVINLNLTGVFLCTRAVTKLMLKQKSGRIINIASVAGQMGNPGQANYSAAKAGVIGFSKTVAKELATRGITVNAVAPGFIATDMTDDLKSDEILKFIPLGRFGEASEVAGLIRFLAADPAAAYITGQTFNVDGGMVMA; translated from the coding sequence ATGGATGCGTTACCCGCAAACTTGCAACACCTCACCAATAAAGTCGCCATCGTCACCGGGGGGTCCCGAGGTATTGGCCGGGCCACCGCCTTAGCCTTAGCCAGCGAAGGGGCCAACGTCGTCGTTAACTATGCCAGTTCCAGTGCGGCGGCCGAGGAGGTGGTCGCCGAGATTACGGCTATGGGAAGTCAGGCCATCGCCGTCCAAGCCGATGTCTCCCAAGAAGACCAAGCCAACGCCCTCATCAAAGCCGCCACCGACCACTGGGGACGAGTTGATGTCCTGGTTAACAACGCCGGAATCACCCGCGATACCCTATTGATGCGGATGAAGCCCGCCGATTGGCAAGCAGTGATTAATCTCAACCTAACGGGGGTATTTCTCTGCACCCGCGCCGTTACCAAACTGATGCTTAAACAGAAATCAGGGCGGATTATCAATATCGCCTCCGTCGCCGGACAAATGGGAAACCCTGGACAGGCCAACTATAGTGCCGCCAAAGCTGGAGTCATTGGCTTTAGCAAAACCGTTGCCAAAGAACTCGCCACCCGAGGCATTACCGTCAACGCCGTTGCACCGGGGTTCATCGCCACCGATATGACCGATGACCTCAAATCCGACGAGATTCTCAAGTTTATTCCCTTGGGACGCTTTGGAGAAGCCAGTGAAGTGGCCGGATTGATTCGTTTTCTCGCCGCCGATCCTGCTGCCGCCTATATCACCGGACAAACCTTTAATGTCGATGGTGGCATGGTTATGGCTTAG
- a CDS encoding cupin: MNWFITDTGDYQSLEFQSWEPTQPYRLYRFLTELEDLLKEIHDDRQRLEAIAPRVCEFLETATWLDRAYVPPDPKRGWSVSQLYTEQDYPLTVELVSWKPGAKSTIHNHATWGLVAMLSGCERNRFWRRTTGDAIEEVGNRIVCEGEIITFSPGAIHQIEVFGDEPTISFNLYGETDFPQRFKFDAIAQTAENF; the protein is encoded by the coding sequence ATGAACTGGTTTATCACTGATACGGGAGACTATCAGTCTCTGGAATTCCAATCCTGGGAACCCACTCAACCCTATCGGCTGTATCGATTTCTGACGGAACTTGAGGATCTCCTTAAGGAGATTCACGACGATCGCCAACGCTTAGAAGCGATCGCCCCTCGGGTCTGTGAATTCCTGGAAACGGCCACTTGGCTAGACAGGGCCTATGTTCCCCCAGATCCCAAACGGGGGTGGTCGGTGTCTCAACTCTATACGGAACAGGACTACCCCCTGACGGTGGAACTGGTGTCCTGGAAACCGGGGGCGAAGTCCACGATTCATAACCACGCTACCTGGGGGTTAGTGGCGATGTTGAGTGGCTGTGAACGAAATCGCTTTTGGCGACGTACTACGGGAGATGCCATTGAGGAAGTGGGCAATCGCATCGTCTGTGAGGGAGAAATCATCACCTTTAGCCCCGGTGCCATTCATCAGATTGAAGTATTCGGGGATGAACCGACCATTTCCTTTAATCTCTACGGGGAAACAGACTTTCCTCAACGCTTTAAGTTTGATGCGATCGCCCAAACGGCGGAGAATTTCTAG
- a CDS encoding Hsp20/alpha crystallin family protein, whose product MQLYTLNPFNELERLERQINRAFNEIAGDDNSRNWSIPIQLEEQAEAFTLRALLPAINREDLDIEVTRESVAIAGEYHKPQPGEDNKRFYSEFPVGKFRRTLSLPLPVMNNEAKAEYQDGVLTLTLPKAPEAVHRVVKVNVFGDSQPQQIEPESSES is encoded by the coding sequence ATGCAACTCTACACCCTTAACCCCTTCAACGAACTCGAACGCCTCGAACGCCAAATCAACCGCGCCTTTAATGAAATTGCCGGAGACGATAACTCCCGCAATTGGTCAATTCCCATCCAACTCGAAGAACAAGCAGAAGCCTTCACCTTACGGGCCTTACTCCCCGCCATCAATCGCGAGGACCTAGATATTGAAGTGACCCGTGAAAGCGTGGCCATCGCCGGTGAATATCACAAACCCCAACCCGGTGAAGACAACAAACGCTTCTACAGCGAGTTCCCTGTGGGCAAATTCCGTCGTACCCTCAGCCTACCGCTTCCTGTCATGAACAACGAAGCCAAAGCTGAGTATCAAGACGGCGTTCTCACCCTCACCCTGCCCAAAGCCCCAGAAGCCGTCCACCGCGTTGTCAAAGTCAACGTCTTCGGCGACAGTCAACCCCAACAAATTGAACCGGAAAGCAGCGAAAGCTAA
- a CDS encoding isoprenyl transferase has translation MSAKPTLLGPLPTDLDPARLPRHVAAIMDGNGRWAQRRGLPRLVGHQRGVDALKALVRCCDDWGIDALTAYAFSTENWGRPLEEVDFLMMLFERVLRQQLKEMMEKDVRIRFVGNLSTLPASLQREIESAMEQTQNNSGIQFTVATNYGGRQEIVAACQEIARQVQRGELQPEEIDTSLFEKHLYTAGVGDPDLLIRTSGEMRISNFLLWQIAYAELYVTDTLWPEFDRHAFREALLAYQRRDRRFGKVKTPSI, from the coding sequence ATGAGTGCGAAGCCAACGCTCTTAGGACCGTTACCCACTGACCTCGATCCGGCTCGATTGCCGAGACATGTTGCTGCGATTATGGATGGCAATGGACGCTGGGCGCAGCGTCGAGGGCTTCCCCGTTTGGTGGGCCATCAACGGGGGGTTGATGCGTTGAAGGCGTTAGTTCGCTGTTGCGATGATTGGGGCATTGACGCATTAACGGCCTATGCGTTTTCGACGGAAAATTGGGGACGACCTCTAGAGGAAGTGGATTTCCTGATGATGCTGTTTGAGCGGGTTCTACGTCAGCAGTTGAAGGAGATGATGGAGAAGGATGTCCGGATTCGCTTTGTGGGCAATCTCAGTACTCTCCCGGCGTCTCTCCAGCGTGAGATTGAGTCGGCGATGGAACAGACGCAGAACAATTCGGGGATTCAGTTTACGGTGGCCACCAATTACGGCGGCCGCCAGGAAATTGTGGCGGCTTGTCAGGAGATTGCCAGACAGGTACAACGGGGAGAACTTCAGCCGGAGGAGATTGATACGAGTTTGTTTGAGAAACATCTCTATACGGCTGGGGTGGGTGATCCGGATTTACTGATTCGTACCAGTGGTGAGATGCGGATTAGTAATTTCCTTCTCTGGCAGATTGCTTATGCGGAGTTATATGTGACGGATACCCTTTGGCCCGAGTTTGATCGTCATGCGTTTCGGGAAGCGTTGCTGGCGTATCAACGGCGCGATCGCCGGTTTGGTAAGGTGAAAACGCCCTCGATTTAG
- the cdaA gene encoding diadenylate cyclase CdaA, whose protein sequence is MESLWQQWLANSSGTQPMLWRLVQQSWVILDVGLVFLLTYTILVVVSERRTLWMVQGLVFLIVAAAIGNALNLSLLHFVLDKIAIISAVAMAVTLQSEFRQLLEQLGRGDLSGLFQSSRDSLPKSDSIVDEVVDAVKELSQNRTGAIIVMETRQPIDERDFSVPGVKLNAEVSKELLQTIFQTSTLLHDGAVLIRSSRIISAGAILPLSERKASRQLGTRHRAAMGITERVKNCVCVVVSEETGSISLAERGTLNRPLTSSKLKELLEAYFSTKGDGEVVAPNWRNLTRQLSHKGGSAISRFFRVTPSTPKDKQ, encoded by the coding sequence ATGGAATCTCTGTGGCAGCAATGGTTAGCAAATTCAAGCGGCACTCAGCCCATGCTGTGGCGCTTGGTTCAACAATCCTGGGTCATCCTTGACGTCGGGTTAGTTTTTCTATTGACCTATACGATTTTGGTGGTTGTCAGTGAGCGGCGCACCCTCTGGATGGTCCAGGGGTTAGTGTTCTTGATTGTTGCCGCTGCGATCGGCAATGCCTTAAATCTGAGTTTGCTGCATTTTGTCCTGGATAAAATCGCCATTATCTCGGCGGTGGCGATGGCCGTTACCCTACAGTCTGAGTTCCGACAACTGCTCGAACAACTTGGGCGAGGGGACTTATCGGGATTATTCCAGTCCTCCCGCGACAGTTTGCCCAAATCTGACAGTATTGTGGATGAGGTGGTGGATGCGGTCAAAGAACTGTCCCAAAACCGCACGGGGGCAATTATTGTTATGGAGACCCGGCAACCGATTGATGAACGAGATTTTTCAGTCCCAGGTGTTAAACTGAATGCCGAGGTCTCCAAGGAACTGCTACAAACGATTTTTCAAACGAGTACCCTTCTCCATGATGGTGCGGTGTTGATTCGGTCCTCACGAATTATCTCGGCTGGTGCCATCTTACCGTTGTCAGAACGTAAAGCCTCTCGACAATTGGGAACTCGACATCGGGCCGCCATGGGGATTACGGAGCGGGTGAAAAATTGTGTCTGTGTGGTGGTTTCCGAGGAAACTGGGTCGATTTCCCTGGCAGAACGGGGAACTCTCAATCGTCCGCTGACGAGTAGTAAGCTCAAAGAACTCCTAGAGGCTTACTTTTCGACGAAAGGCGATGGGGAAGTGGTGGCCCCCAATTGGCGCAATCTAACCCGTCAACTGAGTCATAAAGGGGGATCGGCGATTTCCCGATTTTTCCGGGTGACCCCCTCGACTCCCAAGGATAAACAATAA
- the lysA gene encoding diaminopimelate decarboxylase: MVSTPSLETPLSGRTFLETAIASTSPNQSLVPLTTRLGDNDALEIGGCDVPTLVRRFGSPLYILDESTLRSACRQYRDAFARYYKGDALVLFASKAWSCLAVCALVASEGLGTDVVSGGELYTALRAGVAPDRIYLHGNNKSAQELNYAIESGITVVADNWQDLRLLVELNSDRPNPVRVMLRFTPGIECHTHEYIQTGHIDSKFGFDPDSLDEVLQFVAEQPSLNCIGLHAHIGSQIFELQPHHDLPEVMVSWLQRAHAYNLPVTELNVGGGLGIRYTEADDPPSIEAWVKTICDRLSRACAEANLPLPRLLCEPGRSLIGTACVTAYSIGSCKTVPGLREYITVDGGMSDNPRPITYQSLYRAVIANRMNAPATETVTIAGKHCESGDVVIADAKLPKTEAGDTLVVMGTGAYNYSMSSNYNRLPRPAAVLVCEGEANLILQRETYEDLLRQDRLPERLAPKQGS; the protein is encoded by the coding sequence ATGGTCTCGACTCCTTCTCTTGAAACCCCTCTATCTGGTCGTACCTTCCTGGAAACGGCGATCGCCTCAACCTCTCCTAATCAAAGTTTAGTTCCCCTCACCACTCGTCTGGGGGATAACGATGCCTTGGAAATTGGGGGCTGTGATGTGCCGACCTTGGTGCGTCGCTTTGGGTCCCCCCTCTATATCCTCGATGAAAGCACCCTACGCAGCGCCTGTCGTCAGTATCGCGATGCCTTTGCTCGCTATTATAAGGGGGACGCTTTGGTGCTGTTTGCCTCAAAAGCCTGGAGTTGTTTGGCAGTGTGCGCCCTGGTGGCCAGTGAAGGCTTAGGGACGGATGTGGTCAGCGGGGGTGAGTTGTATACTGCCCTGAGAGCGGGAGTTGCCCCCGATCGCATCTATCTCCATGGCAATAACAAATCGGCCCAAGAACTCAACTATGCGATTGAGTCAGGAATTACGGTGGTGGCCGATAACTGGCAGGATTTACGGCTGTTGGTGGAGTTAAATAGCGATCGCCCCAATCCGGTGCGCGTGATGTTGCGCTTCACCCCCGGCATTGAATGCCATACCCATGAGTATATTCAAACGGGTCATATTGACAGTAAATTTGGCTTTGACCCAGACTCTCTCGATGAGGTATTGCAATTCGTTGCTGAGCAGCCGAGTCTCAATTGCATTGGCCTCCATGCCCATATCGGCTCGCAAATTTTTGAGTTACAACCTCACCATGATTTACCCGAGGTCATGGTATCTTGGCTGCAACGGGCCCATGCGTATAATCTACCAGTGACCGAGTTAAATGTCGGTGGGGGTTTGGGGATTCGCTATACCGAGGCGGACGATCCCCCGAGTATTGAGGCTTGGGTGAAAACCATCTGCGATCGCCTCAGCCGCGCCTGTGCGGAAGCTAATCTACCCTTACCGCGTCTCCTCTGTGAACCGGGGCGATCGCTGATTGGGACGGCTTGCGTAACTGCCTACAGCATCGGCTCTTGTAAAACAGTTCCCGGATTGCGCGAGTATATCACCGTCGATGGTGGAATGTCCGACAATCCCCGGCCGATTACCTATCAATCCCTCTATCGTGCTGTGATTGCTAACCGCATGAACGCCCCCGCGACGGAAACTGTAACCATTGCCGGGAAACATTGCGAATCTGGAGATGTGGTCATTGCCGATGCCAAACTCCCGAAAACCGAAGCCGGGGATACGCTCGTCGTCATGGGAACTGGAGCCTACAATTACAGTATGTCGTCCAACTATAATCGGCTTCCCCGCCCCGCTGCGGTCTTAGTGTGTGAGGGAGAAGCGAACCTGATTTTACAGCGAGAAACTTACGAGGATCTGCTGCGTCAAGATCGCTTACCGGAACGCTTAGCCCCCAAACAAGGCTCCTAG
- a CDS encoding GNAT family N-acetyltransferase: MTSLVLHPLTSHQLEPILQLDQLCFGGLWTQEGYQRELDSPNSILLGIQDQDLPEPLLALGCLWAILDEAHLTILAVHPDYRRRGLGQLMLWGLLHAARQRQLSRATLEVNANNLAARSLYEQFGFREAGRRRRYYGNGDDALILWLSGLQNGNFLQKLEEWDQQIQHRIATWGGKILKRC, from the coding sequence GTGACTTCTCTGGTTCTACACCCCCTCACCTCCCATCAGTTAGAGCCAATTCTCCAGCTCGATCAGCTCTGTTTTGGCGGATTATGGACCCAGGAGGGCTATCAGCGAGAACTCGATAGCCCCAATAGTATTCTCCTCGGAATCCAGGACCAGGATCTCCCAGAGCCTCTATTGGCCTTAGGCTGTCTTTGGGCCATCCTCGACGAAGCCCATCTCACTATTCTGGCCGTTCATCCAGACTATCGCCGTCGGGGACTTGGACAATTGATGCTCTGGGGCTTGCTCCATGCCGCCCGTCAGCGTCAACTCAGCCGCGCCACCCTCGAAGTGAATGCCAACAACCTGGCCGCGCGATCGCTCTATGAGCAATTTGGCTTTCGAGAAGCGGGTCGGCGACGACGGTACTACGGCAATGGGGATGATGCGTTAATTTTGTGGTTAAGTGGGCTACAAAATGGCAATTTCTTACAAAAATTAGAGGAATGGGATCAGCAAATTCAACATCGGATCGCCACCTGGGGCGGAAAAATCCTAAAACGTTGTTAA
- a CDS encoding ATP-dependent Clp protease ATP-binding subunit, with protein sequence MFERFTEKAIKVIMLAQEEARRLGHNFVGTEQILLGLIGEGTGVAAKVLKSMGVNLKDARIEVEKIIGRGSGFVAVEIPFTPRAKRVLELSLEEARQLGHNYIGTEHLLLGLIREGEGVAARVLENLGVDLSKVRTQVIRMLGETAEVAAGSSGGRTKTPTLDEFGSNLTQLAGEGKLDPVVGRQKEIERVIQILGRRTKNNPVLIGEPGVGKTAIAEGLAQRICTNDIPDILEEKRVVTLDIGLLVAGTKYRGEFEERLKKIMDEIRQASNVILVIDEVHTLIGAGAAEGAIDAANILKPALARGELQCIGATTLDEYRKHIERDAALERRFQPVMVGEPTVDETIEILYGLRERYEQHHKLKIADEALEAAAKLSDRYISDRYLPDKAIDLIDEAGSRVRLLESQLPPAAKELDKELRQVLKDKDDAVRSQDFDKAGGLRDREMEIKAEIKAIAQSRKNETANNNEDSPTVGEEDIAHIVASWTGVPVNKLTESESEKLLHMEGTLHQRLIGQDEAVRAVSRAIRRARVGLKNPNRPIASFIFSGPTGVGKTELTKALASYFFGSEEAMIRLDMSEYMERHTVSKLIGSPPGYVGYNEGGQLTEAVRRRPYTVILFDEIEKAHPDVFNMLLQILEDGRLTDAKGRTVDFKNTLIILTSNIGSKVIEKGGGSLGFEFDDDKTEAQYNRIRNLVNEELKQYFRPEFLNRLDEIIVFRQLTKEEVKEISDILLKEVFARLLEQGIDLKVTEKFKDRLVEEGYNPSYGARPLRRAIMRLLEDSLAEEILSGRIQDGDGALVDVDDEGKVVIKSQEPQEPQEDLLVSAD encoded by the coding sequence ATGTTTGAACGATTTACAGAAAAAGCCATTAAAGTCATCATGCTCGCCCAGGAGGAAGCCCGCCGCCTGGGGCACAACTTCGTGGGTACGGAGCAAATCCTCCTCGGATTAATCGGCGAGGGGACCGGCGTGGCCGCCAAGGTCCTCAAGTCGATGGGTGTGAATTTAAAAGATGCTCGCATTGAAGTTGAGAAAATTATTGGTCGTGGCTCCGGCTTCGTGGCCGTGGAGATTCCCTTCACCCCCCGAGCCAAGCGAGTCTTAGAACTGTCCCTAGAAGAAGCCCGCCAACTCGGTCACAATTACATCGGCACAGAACACCTGCTGTTGGGTCTCATCCGTGAAGGAGAAGGCGTCGCCGCTCGGGTTCTGGAGAATCTTGGCGTGGATCTCTCGAAGGTTCGCACTCAAGTGATTCGAATGTTGGGTGAAACCGCCGAAGTCGCCGCTGGCTCAAGTGGTGGCCGTACCAAAACCCCAACCCTGGATGAGTTTGGCTCCAATCTCACTCAGCTGGCTGGGGAAGGAAAACTTGACCCTGTGGTGGGTCGTCAGAAGGAAATTGAGCGGGTGATTCAGATTCTGGGTCGCCGCACCAAAAATAACCCCGTGCTGATTGGGGAACCGGGAGTCGGGAAAACGGCGATCGCCGAAGGTCTGGCCCAACGCATCTGCACCAACGATATCCCCGATATCTTGGAAGAAAAGCGCGTCGTCACCCTCGATATCGGCTTACTCGTCGCCGGAACCAAGTACCGGGGTGAGTTTGAGGAACGGCTCAAGAAAATCATGGACGAGATTCGCCAAGCCTCGAACGTGATTCTCGTGATTGACGAGGTTCATACCCTGATTGGCGCTGGGGCCGCTGAAGGGGCCATTGACGCCGCCAACATCCTTAAACCCGCTCTAGCGCGCGGTGAGCTGCAATGTATCGGCGCCACGACCCTAGATGAGTATCGCAAGCATATTGAGCGCGATGCCGCCCTCGAACGCCGCTTCCAACCGGTCATGGTGGGTGAACCGACGGTGGATGAAACCATCGAGATTCTCTACGGCTTGCGGGAACGCTATGAACAGCACCACAAGCTAAAAATCGCTGATGAGGCCCTCGAAGCAGCGGCTAAACTCTCCGATCGCTATATCAGCGATCGCTATCTTCCCGACAAAGCCATTGACCTCATCGATGAGGCTGGCTCTCGGGTCCGATTACTGGAGTCTCAGCTTCCCCCCGCTGCCAAGGAACTCGATAAGGAGTTACGCCAGGTTCTCAAAGACAAAGACGACGCGGTTCGCTCTCAGGACTTTGACAAAGCCGGTGGCCTGCGCGATCGCGAAATGGAAATCAAGGCGGAAATTAAGGCCATCGCCCAAAGCCGGAAAAACGAAACCGCCAATAACAACGAGGATTCTCCCACCGTCGGCGAAGAGGACATCGCCCATATCGTCGCCAGTTGGACGGGGGTTCCGGTCAACAAACTCACCGAATCCGAGTCCGAGAAGCTGCTGCACATGGAAGGAACCTTGCACCAGCGTCTCATCGGTCAAGACGAAGCCGTCCGCGCCGTCTCCCGCGCCATCCGCCGCGCTCGGGTGGGACTGAAAAACCCCAACCGTCCCATCGCCAGTTTCATCTTCTCGGGACCGACTGGGGTCGGGAAAACCGAGTTAACCAAAGCCCTGGCCTCCTACTTCTTTGGCTCAGAAGAAGCCATGATTCGGCTGGATATGTCCGAATACATGGAACGTCACACGGTCTCGAAACTCATTGGTTCGCCTCCAGGCTATGTGGGCTACAACGAAGGGGGACAACTGACGGAAGCCGTGCGCCGTCGTCCTTACACCGTGATTCTCTTCGATGAGATTGAGAAGGCTCACCCTGATGTCTTCAATATGCTGCTGCAAATCCTCGAAGATGGTCGCCTCACGGACGCCAAAGGTCGCACGGTAGACTTCAAGAACACCTTGATTATCCTGACCTCTAACATTGGCTCGAAGGTAATCGAGAAAGGTGGCGGTAGTCTCGGCTTCGAGTTCGACGACGACAAGACGGAAGCGCAATACAACCGCATCCGCAACCTCGTCAACGAAGAACTCAAGCAGTACTTCCGTCCCGAGTTCCTCAACCGTCTCGACGAAATCATCGTCTTCCGTCAACTCACCAAAGAGGAAGTCAAGGAAATCAGCGATATTCTTCTCAAAGAAGTCTTTGCCCGTCTGCTTGAACAAGGCATTGATCTCAAGGTGACGGAGAAATTCAAAGATCGTCTCGTGGAAGAAGGCTACAACCCCAGCTACGGGGCACGTCCCTTACGTCGGGCCATCATGCGTCTCCTCGAAGACAGTCTCGCCGAAGAAATCCTCTCCGGACGGATTCAAGACGGCGACGGTGCTTTAGTGGATGTGGATGATGAGGGTAAAGTGGTCATCAAAAGTCAAGAACCCCAAGAACCCCAAGAAGACCTCTTAGTCTCCGCTGACTAG
- a CDS encoding rhodanese-like domain-containing protein has protein sequence MTSTPSTNPTDRLQSIDPSSLKLQLDAGEILLIDVREPSEHAGEKIAGSQLMPLSRFNPQDIPSDRPFVLHCQTGTRSAQAAQKLFAAGVEQVSHLDGGLNAWKQAGHPTIVNKNAPISIMRQVQIVAGSLVLIGTILGRFFPGFLFLSGFVGAGLLFAGISNTCMMARLLAKLPYNQQF, from the coding sequence ATGACATCCACTCCATCCACCAACCCCACCGATCGCCTCCAGTCCATTGATCCCAGCAGCCTCAAATTGCAGTTGGATGCTGGCGAAATCCTGCTCATTGACGTGCGGGAACCCTCAGAACACGCTGGGGAAAAGATTGCCGGTTCGCAACTGATGCCCCTGTCTCGTTTTAATCCCCAGGACATCCCGAGCGATCGCCCCTTTGTCCTCCATTGTCAAACGGGGACTCGCTCCGCCCAAGCGGCACAAAAACTCTTCGCCGCTGGGGTTGAACAAGTGAGCCACCTTGATGGCGGCTTGAATGCCTGGAAACAAGCGGGCCATCCCACCATTGTTAACAAAAATGCACCCATCAGCATCATGCGCCAGGTGCAAATCGTGGCCGGTTCCTTGGTTCTCATTGGAACCATCCTGGGGCGTTTTTTTCCGGGATTCCTATTCTTGAGCGGCTTTGTGGGTGCTGGCTTGCTCTTTGCCGGAATTTCCAACACCTGCATGATGGCTCGCTTACTGGCCAAACTTCCCTATAATCAACAGTTCTGA